A genomic stretch from Desulfurobacteriaceae bacterium includes:
- a CDS encoding cell division protein ZapA — translation MSLPETVEVVICGRKFNIKTDKDPAYVKQLAGRLESIIEKVRAGNSKITFDKALIIACFYILDENEALKKQIRDLGEEIKRLEEGAKLLINTKKIAP, via the coding sequence GTGAGTTTACCTGAAACCGTGGAAGTTGTTATTTGCGGAAGGAAATTTAACATAAAGACGGATAAAGATCCTGCTTACGTTAAACAGTTGGCAGGACGGCTTGAATCGATAATAGAAAAGGTAAGAGCTGGCAATAGTAAGATTACTTTCGATAAGGCCTTAATCATTGCTTGCTTTTACATACTAGATGAAAATGAAGCTCTTAAGAAGCAGATAAGAGATTTAGGAGAAGAAATAAAGCGCCTTGAAGAAGGTGCTAAGCTTTTAATAAATACTAAAAAGATTGCTCCTTGA
- a CDS encoding 5-formyltetrahydrofolate cyclo-ligase, with protein sequence MFTKAKLREEIKKKRLFLKEDEVESKSKEIIEKLKGILPENANSFMFYYPFKKEVNLLPLAEEFLLKGKEVIFPKVINRNIVPIRVFSLEEFEKGFLSIPEPPFNPERILKEIDVVFVPGIVFDFQCFRIGYGGGFYDRFLANFKVKTKIGICFDFQIVEKIPREHFDVPMDLVVSEKRVVRRSQWS encoded by the coding sequence GTGTTTACAAAAGCCAAGTTAAGAGAAGAGATAAAGAAAAAACGTCTTTTTCTAAAAGAAGATGAGGTAGAAAGTAAGAGTAAAGAGATAATAGAGAAATTAAAAGGTATTCTCCCTGAAAATGCTAATTCTTTTATGTTCTATTATCCCTTCAAGAAAGAAGTTAACCTTTTACCTCTAGCAGAGGAATTTCTTCTTAAAGGAAAAGAAGTTATCTTCCCTAAGGTTATCAATAGGAATATAGTTCCTATAAGGGTTTTTTCATTGGAGGAGTTTGAGAAAGGTTTCCTATCTATTCCCGAACCTCCATTTAATCCTGAAAGGATTTTAAAAGAAATAGATGTTGTATTTGTTCCCGGAATAGTCTTTGACTTTCAATGTTTTAGAATAGGCTATGGTGGAGGATTTTACGATCGCTTCCTTGCCAATTTTAAAGTGAAAACTAAAATTGGTATCTGTTTTGATTTTCAAATTGTTGAAAAGATACCTCGGGAACATTTCGATGTCCCTATGGATCTAGTCGTTTCAGAAAAAAGGGTAGTAAGGAGGAGTCAATGGAGTTAA